In Aegilops tauschii subsp. strangulata cultivar AL8/78 chromosome 3, Aet v6.0, whole genome shotgun sequence, one genomic interval encodes:
- the LOC109745503 gene encoding UPF0481 protein At3g47200-like: protein MTGTISSVGDGSSGEEGKGNKADEGNNHHHQQQQKQNFMTMVKKAVSERPAEPPSICEVPKDLIEGNKGAYTPKVVGIGLLLDDSWRTSTSMVRLERYKWCCVRKLVMGRHPDPASWSREVHEPLLGKCFDLMVGLVPQIRASYSSVASDTSSEDVAIKMLLDSCFVLHRLLKHAGKGKGNNDYDDDDWNQQLGRCWVWGTVKRDLLLLSNQVPFFVLQALFKQLGNDRGTGDILVNCGLQLLSSLRPGRLHNAPIICGDVHHLLHLFYLSIDLPPRDWEPSNTKTRGIRSNLSRPPVKRRPPNSKPAHDSISRELLAVPEAELTWWVPCAKELEEAGVRIRARRYGAKSFLDVRFRRRRGILEIPPLELFDYSVPLFRNLIAFEQTYPSTPGRITAYAIFMDCLLKTPQDVRLLHQSGVLLNHMNGQRGETAMGFFSSLCAEAHTSADRNYLAGVMDQVLKYQKRKWPRWRAALVSGYFTNPWVTTSVVAAVILLTMTVLQSFYAVYGYYKPSK, encoded by the exons ATGACTGGAACCATCAGCTCGGTTGGTGATGGGTCCTCTGGAGAAGAAGGAAAAGGCAACAAGG CTGATGAAGGGAACAACCACCATcaccagcagcagcagaagcagaaCTTCATGACAATGGTGAAGAAGGCGGTTTCTGAACGGCCGGCAGAGCCACCAAGCATCTGCGAGGTCCCCAAGGACCTCATTGAGGGCAACAAGGGTGCCTACACCCCCAAAGTCGTCGGCATCGGCCTGCTCCTGGACGACAGTTGGCGCACATCGACGAGCATGGTCAGGCTGGAGCGCTACAAGTGGTGCTGCGTCCGCAAGCTCGTCATGGGGCGCCACCCAGACCCAGCCAGCTGGTCGAGGGAGGTACACGAGCCGCTGCTTGGCAAGTGCTTCGACCTGATGGTGGGCTTGGTGCCGCAAATTCGTGCCTCCTACAGCAGCGTTGCTTCCGACACGAGCAGTGAAGATGTGGCGATCAAGATGCTGCTCGACAGCTGCTTCGTCCTCCACCGCCTGCTCAAGCACGCAGGAAAAGGAAAAGGCAACAACGACTACGACGACGATGACTGGAACCAGCAGCTGGGCCGGTGCTGGGTCTGGGGAACCGTGAAGCGTGACCTACTGCTGCTCAGCAACCAGGTTCCCTTCTTTGTCCTCCAGGCGCTGTTCAAGCAGCTGGGGAATGACCGCGGCACGGGCGACATCCTTGTCAACTGCGGCCTCCAGCTCTTGAGCTCGCTACGTCCTGGCCGGCTGCACAACGCACCCATCATCTGCGGTGACGTGCACCATCTCCTCCACCTATTCTACCTCTCAATCGACCTGCCGCCCCGGGACTGGGAGCCCTCCAACACCAAGACACGGGGAATCCGCTCCAACTTGAGCCGCCCGCCTGTAAAGCGCCGACCGCCGAATTCGAAGCCGGCCCACGACTCCATCTCCAGGGAGCTTCTGGCAGTGCCAGAGGCAGAGCTCACGTGGTGGGTGCCTTGCgccaaggagctggaggaggCCGGCGTTCGGATCCGTGCACGCAGGTACGGCGCCAAGAGCTTCCTGGACGTCAGGTTCCGCCGGCGCCGAGGCATCCTAGAGATCCCGCCGCTGGAGCTCTTCGACTACAGCGTACCCTTGTTCCGGAACCTGATCGCGTTCGAGCAGACCTACCCATCCACGCCGGGCCGCATAACGGCATACGCCATCTTCATGGACTGCCTCCTCAAGACGCCACAGGACGTGCGCCTCCTCCACCAGAGCGGGGTGCTACTGAACCACATGAACGGCCAGAGAGGCGAAACCGCCATGGGGTTCTTCAGTAGCCTCTGCGCGGAGGCGCACACATCTGCCGACCGCAACTACCTTGCCGGCGTGATGGATCAGGTGCTCAAGTACCAGAAAAGAAAGTGGCCCCGTTGGCGTGCCGCTCTGGTGAGCGGCTACTTCACCAATCCGTGGGTGACCACATCGGTCGTCGCCGCTGTGATCTTGCTCACCATGACAGTGCTGCAGTCATTCTACGCTGTCTATGGGTACTACAAGCCATCCAAGTAA